The Gammaproteobacteria bacterium genomic interval CCTCAGATCGAGAGAAAGCCCTCTCTGTACGAGCAATTGGTGGCCCTGCCGGACGGACTGACCGGCGAGATCATCAACGGACAGTTGCGAACACAGCCTCGTCCGGCCTGGCCCCATAGCCTCGCCGGTTCGCGGCTAGGCGCCGATATCGAGGGCCCTTACGGTCGCGGGCGCGGAGGCCCGGGGGGCTGGTGGATCATTGACGAGCCCGAGGTCCACCTTATTCTGGATACCGAGATCACGGTCCCGGATATCGCGGGCTGGCGCAAGGCGCGTATGCCATCGCCGCCGGAGGGGCATAAGATCCAGATCGTGCCGGACTGGGTCTGCGAGATTTTCTCGCCTTCGTCAAAAAGTACGGACCGTGAGGAGAAAATGCCCTTGTATGCGCGCTACGGCGTTCGATTCACCTGGCTCGTCGATCCCAAAACGCACACCCTCGAGACCTACGAGCTCGCCGATGCGAAGTGGCAGCCATCGGGCATCTTCCGCGACGACGACACGGTCTCCGTCGCGCCGTTCGATGAGATTGTCATTCAGCTCGCGGATCTGTGGGGCTGAACGCATACCAACACACCGCTACGGGCTGCCGCCAAACGCTTCATTCAGCGCTTCGATAATCGACTGAATCCACAAGCCCTCATTGGCGGGATACGTTCCAGCCTTTCCATGGAGTTTTCTCAATTTCATTCCACCGGCGTGATGAATCGCGATCAGCTTCCACTGCGCGTTGAACACCGGGCTGCCCGAGCTACCTGGCTCGGTGGGCGCATGATAGTGGACGATCGGCGCCTCGTGATCGAGCAATTTGTTGTCCTGAACCGAGAAAGACAGGGTCCCGCCCTGGGGATGGCCGATGATGTACACGCGGGAGCGGTTCGGTGAGGGCAGGCGCGAGTGGACCGGGCAGGGTTCGATTCCCTTAACCGGTTTATCGAGGCGCAGTATCGATGTGTCCAGTTCATCAGGAGGGGAGGACCAGAGCAGTTCAGTAAC includes:
- a CDS encoding Uma2 family endonuclease; this encodes MSPQIERKPSLYEQLVALPDGLTGEIINGQLRTQPRPAWPHSLAGSRLGADIEGPYGRGRGGPGGWWIIDEPEVHLILDTEITVPDIAGWRKARMPSPPEGHKIQIVPDWVCEIFSPSSKSTDREEKMPLYARYGVRFTWLVDPKTHTLETYELADAKWQPSGIFRDDDTVSVAPFDEIVIQLADLWG